The nucleotide window CTTTCTATCACATACCCAAATTTTTAAAGAACGATCTAATCAAAAGACTAGAAATCAACATTCAGCATCGTCTTGATGGAATGCTCATTTCTAAGCTTTAACGAGGGTCACCAATCGGTAATGGTGGAGCCAAGCGGGATCGAACCGCTGACCTCCTGCGTGCAAGGCAGGCGCTCTCCCAGCTGAGCTATGGCCCCGTATCGCTACAGGGTGCACCAGTAATTGGTGGGTCTGGGCAGATTCGAACTGCCGACCTCACCCTTATCAGGGGTGCGCTCTAACCAACTGAGCTACAGACCCAATCGTCTTCTTCAATGAATCAAGCAATTCGTGTGGGAGCTCATGAAGCAACTGCCGTCGTCGATTAAGGAGGTGATCCAGCCGCAGGTTCCCCTACGGCTACCTTGTTACGACTTCACCCCAGTCATGAATCACACCGTGGTAACCGTCCTCCCGAAGGTTAGACTAGCTACTTCTGGTGCAACCCACTCCCATGGTGTGACGGGCGGTGTGTACAAGGCCCGGGAACGTATTCACCGCGACATTCTGATTCGCGATTACTAGCGATTCCGACTTCACGCAGTCGAGTTGCAGACTGCGATCCGGACTACGATCGGTTTTGTGGGATTAGCTCCACCTCGCGGCTTGGCAACCCTCTGTACCGACCATTGTAGCACGTGTGTAGCCCAGGCCGTAAGGGCCATGATGACTTGACGTCATCCCCACCTTCCTCCGGTTTGTCACCGGCAGTCTCCTTAGAGTGCCCACCATAACGTGCTGGTAACTAAGGACAAGGGTTGCGCTCGTTACGGGACTTAACCCAACATCTCACGACACGAGCTGACGACAGCCATGCAGCACCTGTCTCAATGCTCCCGAAGGCACCAATCCATCTCTGGAAAGTTCATTGGATGTCAAGGCCTGGTAAGGTTCTTCGCGTTGCTTCGAATTAAACCACATGCTCCACCGCTTGTGCGGGCCCCCGTCAATTCATTTGAGTTTTAACCTTGCGGCCGTACTCCCCAGGCGGTCAACTTAATGCGTTAGCTGCGCCACTAAAAGCTCAAGGCTCCCAACGGCTAGTTGACATCGTTTACGGCGTGGACTACCAGGGTATCTAATCCTGTTTGCTCCCCACGCTTTCGCACCTCAGTGTCAGTATCAGTCCAGGTGGTCGCCTTCGCCACTGGTGTTCCTTCCTATATCTACGCATTTCACCGCTACACAGGAAATTCCACCACCCTCTACCATACTCTAGCTCGACAGTTTTGAATGCAGTTCCCAGGTTGAGCCCGGGGCTTTCACATCCAACTTAACGAACCACCTACGCGCGCTTTACGCCCAGTAATTCCGATTAACGCTTGCACCCTCTGTATTACCGCGGCTGCTGGCACAGAGTTAGCCGGTGCTTATTCTGTCGGTAACGTCAAAACCATCACGTATTAGGTAATGGCCCTTCCTCCCAACTTAAAGTGCTTTACAATCCGAAGACCTTCTTCACACACGCGGCATGGCTGGATCAGGCTTTCGCCCATTGTCCAATATTCCCCACTGCTGCCTCCCGTAGGAGTCTGGACCGTGTCTCAGTTCCAGTGTGACTGATCATCCTCTCAGACCAGTTACGGATCGTCGCCTTGGTGAGCCATTACCTCACCAACTAGCTAATCCGACCTAGGCTCATCTGATAGCGCAAGGCCCGAAGGTCCCCTGCTTTCTCCCGTAGGACGTATGCGGTATTAGCGTCCGTTTCCGAGCGTTATCCCCCACTACCAGGCAGATTCCTAGGCATTACTCACCCGTCCGCCGCTCTCAAGAAGTGCAAGCACCTCTCTACCGCTCGACTTGCATGTGTTAGGCCTGCCGCCAGCGTTCAATCTGAGCCATGATCAAACTCTTCAGTTCAAACATCTTTGGGTTTTGAGAAAACCCTAAACTTGGCTCAGCAATCGTTGGTTACATCTTTGATTTCTCGCGGAGTAACTTGTGATGCTGATAATCTGTTGACTAGCAGTCTGACTCCACAAGCACCCACACGAATTGCTTGATTCAGTTGTTAAAGAGCGGTGGGTTGAGCCTTTCGTCTCAACCGAGGCGCGCATTCTACAGCGCCCCGTGTATCTGTCAAGCGGTTATTTTAGAAGTTTTCAAAGTTTTGCTTTCCAAAACCTCAACAACTTCAACCACTTGCGCTTTCGATCTCTCGTTAGCGGGAGGCGAATTCTACAGCGTTGGTCGCTGCTGTCAACACCTCTTTTTCACCGCTTTCGACCGAGAAGATCGAACCGTCAAACCGAGCCAAACAACCTGCCCTGCCGACTCCTTCCGGACTTCGATGAACTGAAGTCCTGCGCTGCCAGAAAACATCTAACTCATTGAAACTCAAGGAGTTTTCCGTTTCGACTGCGCCGGAAGTGGGGCGAATTATAGAGACTCAAAATCTGCCGTCAACATCTATTTGCAGTCTTATTCGGATTTCAGCGTGATACGCGCAAAAGCCTTCTTGCCCGCCTGGCAGACATGGGTGGAGCCCAGCTCATATATATAGGTGCGATCCACAACCTCACCATCTATACGCACCCCACCCGAACCCAGGAGGTCCCTCGCCACTGCCGCGTTCTTGACCAACCCTGCCTTATTAAGGACGGCAGCGATCGGCATGGACTCGGCAGCAGACAGCTCGATCTCCGGCAGATCATCCGGAAGCTCGCCATCTTTCATGCGGTTACCCGCCGCACGATGGGCATTGGTCGCAGCCTCTTCACCATGGAAGCGAGCAACGATTTCCTCAGCCAGCTTGATCTTGATATCCCGCGGATTCGCTCCCGCCTCGACATCTGCGCGGAACGCATTGATCTCATCCATGGAGCGGAAGCTCAACAGCTCGAAATAACGCCACATCAACACGTCAGGAATGGAAACCAGCTTGCCGTACATCACTCCCGGCGCTTCCTGGATGCCAACGTAGTTGCCCAACGACTTGGACATCTTCTTCACCCCATCCAGACCTTCCAGCAACGGCATGGTCAGGATGCACTGAGCTTCCTGCCCATAACCACGCTGCAGCTCGCGCCCCATCAAAAGGTTGAACTTCTGATCCGTACCGCCGAGCTCAACGTCCGCGCGCAATGCGACCGAGTCGTAGCCCTGCACAAGCGGGTAGAGAAACTCATGGATGGCGATTGGTTGATTGGTTGTGTAGCGCTTATCGAAGTCATCGCGCTCGAGCATGCGAGCCACGGTGTATTGGGACGTCAGGCGAATGAAATCCGCCGGCCCCATCTGATCCATCCAAGTGGAGTTGAAAGCCACTTCGGTCTTGGCCGGATCGAGAATCTTGAACACCTGAGCCTTGTAGGTCTCGGCGTTATCGAGCACTTGCTCGCGGGTCAGTGGCGGACGCGTTGCGCTCTTTCCACTCGGATCACCGATCATCCCTGTGAAGTCACCAATAAGAAAGATGACCTGATGCCCCAGATCCTGGAACTGGCGCAGCTTGTTGATAAGCACGGTATGGCCCAGGTGCAGATCGGGCGCCGTCGGATCGAAACCAGCCTTGATACGCAGCGGCTGCCCGCGCTTGAGCTTCTCGACCAGCTCGGACTCGACCAACAGTTCTTCCGCACCACGTTTGATCAGCGCTAGCTGCTCTTCAACCGACTTCATAACAGACCCGCAAGGCTCAGATTCAAAGGGCCCCAACCATACAAGATCGCGCACCAAATACAAGGTTTGCCCGGCGCGCGGATACCAATCCGCAAGCAGAGCGCGTGCGGGCTTGCTTCGCAGGGGATTTGGTTATATTTTATACAGTTATTTCATCTTCATCATGTCATTCATCTTTTCCAATTCATATTTTCAAAAGCCAAATTACTTATGACCACAAAACCGTCTAAAGCGCCGCCGCTTTACCCAAAGACCCACCTGCTTGCCGCCAGCGGCATTGCAGCCCTCCTTAGCCTGGCGCTCCTGGTGTTTCCTTCCAGCGATGTTGAAGCCAAAAAGACGACTCTGAGTCTTGAACTGGAAAGTCCTGCTGAACAACTGACACAAGAACAAGACGCTGCCGAAGCCGCTCAAGCCACAAACGAACCGGCCGCCTCCCCTTTTGCGCAGATAGACGATAGCGCCGAAGACACGACCGAAGCTGCCCAGGCACAGCCTCCAGCCGAGGAAGAGAAGAAAAAACCGGGCCACCATGAGGTGATCGTAGCGAAGGGCGACACGCTTTCCACCCTCTTCGAAAAGGTTGGCCTGCCCGCCGCCTCAGTCCATGAAGTTCTGGACAGCGACAAACAAGCCAGGCAATTCGCCCAGTTGAAACACGGCCAGAAGCTCGAATTCGAACTCGACCCGGAAGGACAACTGACCAGTCTGCACACCCGGCTGAGCGATCTGGAAAGCATTACCCTGACCAAAAATGACAAGGGCTATGTGTTCAACCGCACGACCGCCAAGCCTACCGTGCGCTCGGCGTACGCTCATGGCGTGATCAACAGCTCGCTATCGCAATCGGCCGCACGCGCCGGCCTTTCCCACAGCCTGACAATGGACATGGCCAATGTTTTTGGCTACGACATCGATTTCGCCCAGGATATTCGCCAGGGCGACGAATTCGATGTCATCTACGAGCAGAAAGTGGTCAATGGCAAGAGCGTTGGCAACGGTCCAATCCTTTCCGCGCGCTTCACCAACCGTGGCAAGACATACACCGCAGTGCGTTACGTCAACAAACAAGGCAACAGCAGTTACTACACCGCCGACGGCAACAGCATGCGCAAGGCCTTCATCCGTACACCGGTTGACTTCGCCCGCATCAGCTCGAAGTTCTCCGCAGGTCGCAAGCACCCGATCCTGAACAAGATCCGCGCTCATAAGGGCGTCGATTATGCCGCTCCCCGTGGCACGCCCATCAAGGCTGCCGGCGATGGCAAGGTACTGCTGGCCGGGCGTCGTGGCGGTTATGGCAACACGGTGATCATCCAGCACGGCAACACCTATCGCACCTTGTACGGTCACATGCAGGGCTTCGCCAAAGGCGTGAAAACGGGCAGCACCGTCAAGCAAGGCCAGGTGATCGGATATATCGGTACCACCGGCCTGTCCACCGGTCCGCACCTTCACTATGAGTTCCAGGTAAACGGCGTTCACGTCGATCCACTCGGCCAGAAACTGCCGATGGCCGATCCGATCGCCAAATCCGAGCGCGCGCGCTTCCTGGCTCAAAGCCAACCCCTGATGGCTCGCATGGATCAAGAGAAAGCCACGCTGCTGGCCTCGAGCAAACGCTAAGCCATGGCGCTCTATATGGGTGTGATGTCCGGAACCAGCCTGGATGGCCTGGACATCGCGCTGGTTGAACTGACCCCGGCGATCAGATTGGTCGCCACGCACTACATTCCCATGCCCGATGCGCTGCGCACCGAGCTGCTTGGCTTGTGCAGCAGCGGGCCCGACGAGATCGCCCGCTCCGCCATTGCCCAGCAGAACTGGGTACGACTGGCGGCACAAGGCATTCATGCCCTGCTCGCTAGCCAGAAACTCAAGCCGGAGGATGTCAGAGCGATTGGTAGTCATGGCCAGACCATCCGTCACGAGCCAGCACGCGGCTTTACCGTGCAGATTGGCAATCCGGCACTGCTGAGCGAGCTGACCGGCATTACCGTCGTCAGCGATTTCCGCAGCCGTGATGTTGCCGCCGGCGGACAAGGCGCGCCGCTGGTCCCCGCCTTTCACGAAGCGCTGTTTGAAGGGCAGATCGGCCACCGCGCCGTGCTGAACGTCGGCGGCTTCAGCAATCTCAGCCTGATAGAACCTGAAAAGTCCGTGGCCGGTTTCGATTGTGGCCCCGGCAACGTATTGCTGGATGCCTGGATTCACCAACAGCGCCATGAGCATTTCGATCGCGACGGTCAGTGGGCAGCGAGCGGCAAGGTAGAACCGACGTTACTCAAGACCCTGCTCAGCGACCCTTTCTTTCTGACCAAGGGCCCAAAAAGCACCGGACGGGAAGTATTCAACCTGCCCTGGCTGACCCGGCATCTGTCGCATTTGCCCACTTTCGCTGCCGAAGACGTGCAGGCTACGTTACTCGAGTTGACGGCCCTGACCATAGTCGAATCACTGCAAAGCGCCCAACCGCATACTGATGAATTACTGGTCTGCGGTGGCGGAGTGCACAACCGCACGTTGATGAAGCGCCTGGCCGATCTCCTGCCAGGCACCAAGGTCAGTAGCACGGCTGCTTACGGCGTAGACCCGGACTGGGTTGAAGCCATGGCCTTTGCGTGGCTCGCGCATTGCTGCCTGGAAAACATTCCTGCAAATCGCCCAAGCGTTACGGGCGCACGCGGCTTGCGCGTACTCGGCGCCATCTACCCCGCTTGATCTCGCTTGGTTGATCCCTGGACAGCAAAACGCCGCAGGGCCTAAGGCACCGCGGCGTTTTGTTGAAGCTGTTGGCGGATCAGATCGAGAACGAAGAACCGCAACCACAAGTGGTAGTAGCGTTCGGGTTCTTGATCACGAAGCGTGAACCTTCCAGACCTTCCTGGTAGTCCACCTCGGCACCGGCCAGGTACTGGAAGCTCATGGGATCGACCACCAGACTCACACCTTCGCGCTCGACAATGGTGTCATCTTCGGCCACCTCTTCATCGAACGTGAAGCCGTACTGGAAACCCGAACAACCGCCGCCCGTCACGAAGACGCGCAACTTCAAACGATCATTTCCCTCTTCATCGACGAGGCTCTTCACCTTGTGCGCGGCACCGTGGGTGAATTGCAAAGCTGTGGGAGTGAAGGTTTCGACGCTCATGCTGAATATCTCCCGGCGCTGACGCCGCCATAATGCCTAATGGCGGGCATTATCCGCTTCTCCTAGAAAATTGGTCAACTATTACAAGAGCAGCGGCAAGCTTCGAGCTTTAAGCCGCAAGCTTGAGGCTTGCAGCTTCTGGCTCGAAACCGCTACTAAGGCAACATCCCCGCATGGGACAAGCCCAGTCGCTCATCCAGGCCGAACAGAATGTTCAAGTTCTGCACCGCCTGACCGGACGCGCCCTTGACCAGGTTATCAATGACCGACAACACCACGACCAGATCGCCGTCCTGTGGACGATGCACCGCAATCCGGCAGACATTTGCACCCCTTACACTGCGCGTTTCCGGGTGGCTGCCGGCGGGCATTACGTCAACGAACGGTTCGTCGGCATAACGCTTCTCGAACAACGCCTGCAGGTCCACGGAGCGATCTGCAACGGTTGCGTACAGCGTGGAATGGATGCCGCGGATCATTGGCGCCAGGTGCGGCACGAATGTCAGGCCGACGTCCTTGCCCGCCGCCCAGCGCAGACCCTGGCGAATTTCCGGCAGATGGCGGTGACCTTTGACGGCGTAGGCTTTCATGCTTTCCGATGTCTCGGAGTACAACGAACCAACGCTGGCGCCACGACCGGCGCCACTGACACCGGATTTGCAGTCGGCGATCAGCCGCGAGGCATCGGCAAGGCCGGCCTCAAGCAGCGGCAGGAAGCCCAATTGCGTAGCGGTTGGATAACAACCCGGTACCGCGATCAGCCGTGCCTGTCTGATTTTCTCGCGATTGACTTCCGGCAGGCCATAGACCGCTTCGTCCAACAGTTCCGGGGCACCGTGGGGCTGGCCGTACCACTTGGCCCACTCATCCGCGTCCTGCAGGCGGAAGTCCGCCGACAGGTCGATGACCTTGGTCCCGGCAGCCAGCAGTTCACCCGCCAAGGCGTGGGCGACACCATGAGGCGTAGCGAAGAACACCACATCGCAGGCACCCAGGGTCTTGATGTCCGGAACGCTGAACGCCAGGCCATCGTAATGGCCTCGCAGGTTCGGGTACATGTCGGCAACAGCCAGGCCAGCCTCGGATCGGGAGGTAATGACCACCACCTCAGCTTGTGGGTGCTGTGCCAATAGACGCAGCAGTTCGACACCGGTGTAACCCGTGCCGCCGACGATACCGACCTTGACCATAAACCTGCCCTCAACGAACCACTGGAAAGCCGTCGATGATAGGGGCCGCGCGGCTTGCCGACAACCGCCAAGGTGACGTGTGGCCGCATGAATGACTACTATCGAACGACCGTAAATTGGGAATCATCAAAAATGCTCTATCTGTGGCTCAAAGCACTTCACATTGTCAGCATGGTCTGCTGGTTCGCTGGCCTGTTCTATCTGCCCCGCCTGTTCGTCTATCACGCTCAAAGCGAGGACAGTGTCAGCAAGGAACGCTTCAGCGTCATGGAGCGCAAGTTGTATCGCGGCATCATGGGGCCGGCGATGATTGCCACCCTGGTGTTTGGCATCTGGCTGCTCAGTCTCAACGCAGGCGCCTACTTCGGCCAAGGTGGCTGGATGCACGCGAAGCTGACCCTGGTGGTGGTCCTTATCGGTTATCACCACATGTGCGGAGCCCAGGTAAAACGCTTCGCTCGCGGTGAAAATACCCGCAGCCATGTCTTTTATCGCTGGTTCAATGAAGTACCGGTATTGATATTGCTGGCTATCGTCATCCTGGTCGTCGTTCGGCCGTTCTAACCTCCAATCGGTACTCTTCATTCGGGGCACTTCCAATGTCGCTACCCGTATTGCTTGAACAACGTTTGCGCCTGCCCGTCGTGGCGGCGCCAATGTTCCTGATCTCCAATCCACGGCTGGTACTGGCTTGCTGTCGTAATGGCATCGTCGGCAGTTTCCCCGCACTGAACCAGCGCGAAAGCAGTGGTTTCAAGACCTGGCTGGAAGAAATCGAAGCGGGCCTGGCAAGCATGGAGACCCCGGCGCCCTATGCCGTCAACCTGATCGTCCACCAGAGCAATCCGAGGCTCCAGGCCGACCTTGCCATCTGCATCGAGCACAAGGTGCCGATCGTCATCACCAGTCTTGGCGCCGTCAAGGAATTGGTCGATGCCGTCCACGGCTACGGGGGCTTGGTATTTCATGACGTGACTACACGTCGTCATGCCGAGAAAGCTGCCGAAGCCGGTGTCGACGGTCTGATCGCCGTTGCCGCCGGTGCCGGCGGACATGCGGGGACCTGGAGCCCTTTTTCGCTGGTCGCCGAAATCCGCCAATTCTTCGACAAGACCGTACTACTTGCGGGATGCCTGAACCACGGCCGTCAGATTCTGGCTGCGCAGATGCTCGGCGCGGATTTGGCCTACCTGGGAACACGCTTTATCGGCACGACTGAAAGTCACGCGCCTGACGCCTATAAAGAGATGTTGCTCACATCCCGAGCCGCAGACATCGTGCATACTCCTGCCGTGTCCGGTGTGCCGGCGAGTTTCATGCGCCAAAGCCTGGAAAACGCAGGTTTTGACCTGGCTGCCCTGCAAGGCAAAAGTGACGCGGCTTCCGGTTCGAAACTCAAACCATTGAACGATGAAGCCAAAGCCTGGAAAACCGTCTGGTCCGCAGGTCAGGGCGTTGGGGAAATCAGTGATTTGCCAAGCGTCGACCAGTTGGTCGCGCGCCTGGATGAAGAATACCGTGAGGCCCAGGCCCGAACGGTACAGCTTGGCGGCCGATGGCCCCGCTGAAAATCGGCCTGATCAAACAAACATCAAACTTTCAATGACAAGGATGCCCGGCATGAGTGAAACCCGTTTCAATATCGTATTCGACGGAGCCCTGCTGCCGGGCGTCGATGCGACCACAGCCAAACTCAACCTCGCCAATCTGTTCCGAAGCGACATCAGCGCCATCGAACGACTGTTCGGCGGACACAAGGTGGCCCTGAAAAGCAACCTGTCCCAGACCGAGGCGCAGAAGTATCTGGAAGCTCTCAACCAGAGCGGGATCGATGCACGCATCGAAGCCGAGCCAGCCCTCCAGCTGAATCTCGACGAAGTGCAGCAATCGTCACCGCCAATGACAGCGCGTCATTCTGAATCGCTCATTGAACCGGCCTCCCCGTATGCGCCACCCCGGGCCCATGTCGGCGACGCCGTTGCCGAGTACGCCACGCTCAAGCCGTTCAGCTTCGATGGGCGCATCGGGCGGCTGCGATACCTGGCCTGGACCATGGCCCTGACCCTGGTCATGATGGTGGTGGTCGGCGTGGCTTTCGCACTCGGGGCGGCATGGATTTTCACCTCGGGCTCGATAGCGGCAATGATTGTCGGCGGTTTGCTGGCAGCGGTCGTATTCCTCGGCTTTGCCTACGTCAGCATTCAGTTCAACGTCCAGCGCCTGCATGACCTTGGCTGGTCCGGCTGGCTGTGGCTACTGAACCTCATCCCGTTCGTGGGCAGCGTCTTTCCGTTTGTGCTCATTTTCGCTCCCGGCAATGAAGGCGCCAATCGCTATGGCCCTCCTCCGCCGCGTAACAACACCGGGGTCAAGGTACTTGCGTCGCTCTGGCTCGTCATGATCGTACTGATCATCTTCGCTACAGTGGCCGGCGTCTTCAGTGCCATTGAACAGGATTACGACACCAGCTCGCTGAGCAGCTACGAAAGCAGCGAGTCCACGGATGCAGACGTCGCGGAACCTGCCGAAGAACCTGCCGAGGCAGAGGCGCCTTCTGTAGACTCCGAGGAACAGTAAGCGCCCTTCGTTCCGGTGACAGTCAAGTCCACAGGCGACGGGCCGTTGCGATGGAGAACCGCATGACCCGTTACGCCCTGATCACTGGCGCCTCCAGTGGTATTGGCCTGGCCATGGCCGAAGCCCTGGCCAGGCGCGGCCGCAATCTGCTGCTGGTGGCCCGACAGCGTGATCGGTTGGAGAGCATTGCAATCGAACTGACCCAGCGGTTTGGCGTGGAGGTGCTTTTCCGGGCCTGCGACCTGGGGGAGCCGCTACGGCTTTCAGGTTTCCTGCTGGAACTGGAGGAAAGCGAGCGCCAGATCGATCTGCTGGTCAACTGCGCCGGGATCGGTACCTGTGGCCCGTTCCTGGGCCAGGATTGGATGACCGAGCAGGACCTGATCGAAGTCAACATTCTCGCCCTGACACGCCTCTGTCATGCCGTTGGCAATAGCATGGCACTGCATGGCGGCGGGCAGATCCTGAACGTCGCCTCGATTGCCGCTTTCCGGCCGGGCCCCTGGATGAGCACCTATTACGCCAGCAAGGCTTATGTGCTGCACTTCTCCGAAGCCCTGCGAGTCGAGCTGAAAAAATGCGCGATCAAGGTGTCGGTCCTTTGCCCAGGCCCGACCCAGACCGGTTTCTTCGCCAAGGCCCATCTCGACGAACAGAAACTCAAGGACAGCAACCTGCTGATGAGCCCGGAAGAAGTGGCGTTGTATGCCGTGCGGGCGCTCGACAGAAACCGAGCGATCATCATCCCCGGACGCCGCAATCGCTGGCTCGCCATGCTGCCGCGGCTAGGCTCGCGATGGATGGTGCGGAGCATCGCCGGCCTGATCAACAAGGCGTACTGCCCACGCTGAATGAAATTTGAATGGAAACCCAGCCTCAGCCACCGAACCTTCAGTACACTCGACTTCCACAACCAAAGGGAGAAATAGCTGTGGATACTTTGTTTACCAAGATCATCAACCGGGAAATCCCGGCGAAAATCATCTACGAGGATGACCAGGTCCTGGCATTCCACGACATCGCCCCACAGGCGCCCGTGCATTTCCTGGTGATTCCGAAAAAACCGATTCGCACCCTCAATGACCTGACCGAGGAAGACAAGGGACTGGCCGGACATATCCTGTTCACAGCCCAGCGCCTTGCCAGGGAACAAGGTTGCGAGGACGGCTTCCGGGTGGTGATGAACTGCAATGAACTCGGTGGACAGACCGTCTATCACATTCATATGCACGTACTCGGGCAGCGCCAGATGAACTGGCCGCCGGGTTGAGACCCTGACCCAACGCAAATCCTGAGCGGCCGATTGGGTTAAACTGGCCGCCATGATTTTTTCCGGAGGTAAGCATGACTACCCAACGTCACTACTCGCCGCTTGACCGCCTGCTGTTGCAAGCCGATGCCGCGATGCGCACGCTGTTGCCCTTCAGTGGCCAACCGTATCGCCCATCACCGGCCATCGTGCAGCCGGACGCGCAACTGAGTGACGAACAGACCCGCCATGTAGCCGGGCTGATGCGTATCAACCATACCGGCGAAGTCTGCGCCCAGGCGCTCTATCAAGGCCAGGCGCTGACAGCAAAGCTGCCGAAGGTACGCGAGGCGATGGAGCATGCCGCCGAGGAAGAAGTCGACCATCTGGTCTGGTGCGAACAACGCATTCGCCAGCTGGGCAGCCATACCAGTGTGCTGAATCCACTGTTCTACGGGATGTCATTCGGAATCGGCG belongs to Pseudomonas sp. B21-028 and includes:
- the tyrS gene encoding tyrosine--tRNA ligase; translation: MKSVEEQLALIKRGAEELLVESELVEKLKRGQPLRIKAGFDPTAPDLHLGHTVLINKLRQFQDLGHQVIFLIGDFTGMIGDPSGKSATRPPLTREQVLDNAETYKAQVFKILDPAKTEVAFNSTWMDQMGPADFIRLTSQYTVARMLERDDFDKRYTTNQPIAIHEFLYPLVQGYDSVALRADVELGGTDQKFNLLMGRELQRGYGQEAQCILTMPLLEGLDGVKKMSKSLGNYVGIQEAPGVMYGKLVSIPDVLMWRYFELLSFRSMDEINAFRADVEAGANPRDIKIKLAEEIVARFHGEEAATNAHRAAGNRMKDGELPDDLPEIELSAAESMPIAAVLNKAGLVKNAAVARDLLGSGGVRIDGEVVDRTYIYELGSTHVCQAGKKAFARITLKSE
- a CDS encoding peptidoglycan DD-metalloendopeptidase family protein, with the translated sequence MTTKPSKAPPLYPKTHLLAASGIAALLSLALLVFPSSDVEAKKTTLSLELESPAEQLTQEQDAAEAAQATNEPAASPFAQIDDSAEDTTEAAQAQPPAEEEKKKPGHHEVIVAKGDTLSTLFEKVGLPAASVHEVLDSDKQARQFAQLKHGQKLEFELDPEGQLTSLHTRLSDLESITLTKNDKGYVFNRTTAKPTVRSAYAHGVINSSLSQSAARAGLSHSLTMDMANVFGYDIDFAQDIRQGDEFDVIYEQKVVNGKSVGNGPILSARFTNRGKTYTAVRYVNKQGNSSYYTADGNSMRKAFIRTPVDFARISSKFSAGRKHPILNKIRAHKGVDYAAPRGTPIKAAGDGKVLLAGRRGGYGNTVIIQHGNTYRTLYGHMQGFAKGVKTGSTVKQGQVIGYIGTTGLSTGPHLHYEFQVNGVHVDPLGQKLPMADPIAKSERARFLAQSQPLMARMDQEKATLLASSKR
- a CDS encoding anhydro-N-acetylmuramic acid kinase, whose translation is MALYMGVMSGTSLDGLDIALVELTPAIRLVATHYIPMPDALRTELLGLCSSGPDEIARSAIAQQNWVRLAAQGIHALLASQKLKPEDVRAIGSHGQTIRHEPARGFTVQIGNPALLSELTGITVVSDFRSRDVAAGGQGAPLVPAFHEALFEGQIGHRAVLNVGGFSNLSLIEPEKSVAGFDCGPGNVLLDAWIHQQRHEHFDRDGQWAASGKVEPTLLKTLLSDPFFLTKGPKSTGREVFNLPWLTRHLSHLPTFAAEDVQATLLELTALTIVESLQSAQPHTDELLVCGGGVHNRTLMKRLADLLPGTKVSSTAAYGVDPDWVEAMAFAWLAHCCLENIPANRPSVTGARGLRVLGAIYPA
- the erpA gene encoding iron-sulfur cluster insertion protein ErpA, coding for MSVETFTPTALQFTHGAAHKVKSLVDEEGNDRLKLRVFVTGGGCSGFQYGFTFDEEVAEDDTIVEREGVSLVVDPMSFQYLAGAEVDYQEGLEGSRFVIKNPNATTTCGCGSSFSI
- the argC gene encoding N-acetyl-gamma-glutamyl-phosphate reductase, with product MVKVGIVGGTGYTGVELLRLLAQHPQAEVVVITSRSEAGLAVADMYPNLRGHYDGLAFSVPDIKTLGACDVVFFATPHGVAHALAGELLAAGTKVIDLSADFRLQDADEWAKWYGQPHGAPELLDEAVYGLPEVNREKIRQARLIAVPGCYPTATQLGFLPLLEAGLADASRLIADCKSGVSGAGRGASVGSLYSETSESMKAYAVKGHRHLPEIRQGLRWAAGKDVGLTFVPHLAPMIRGIHSTLYATVADRSVDLQALFEKRYADEPFVDVMPAGSHPETRSVRGANVCRIAVHRPQDGDLVVVLSVIDNLVKGASGQAVQNLNILFGLDERLGLSHAGMLP
- the hemJ gene encoding protoporphyrinogen oxidase HemJ; amino-acid sequence: MLYLWLKALHIVSMVCWFAGLFYLPRLFVYHAQSEDSVSKERFSVMERKLYRGIMGPAMIATLVFGIWLLSLNAGAYFGQGGWMHAKLTLVVVLIGYHHMCGAQVKRFARGENTRSHVFYRWFNEVPVLILLAIVILVVVRPF
- a CDS encoding nitronate monooxygenase family protein, whose product is MSLPVLLEQRLRLPVVAAPMFLISNPRLVLACCRNGIVGSFPALNQRESSGFKTWLEEIEAGLASMETPAPYAVNLIVHQSNPRLQADLAICIEHKVPIVITSLGAVKELVDAVHGYGGLVFHDVTTRRHAEKAAEAGVDGLIAVAAGAGGHAGTWSPFSLVAEIRQFFDKTVLLAGCLNHGRQILAAQMLGADLAYLGTRFIGTTESHAPDAYKEMLLTSRAADIVHTPAVSGVPASFMRQSLENAGFDLAALQGKSDAASGSKLKPLNDEAKAWKTVWSAGQGVGEISDLPSVDQLVARLDEEYREAQARTVQLGGRWPR
- a CDS encoding DUF805 domain-containing protein, which codes for MSETRFNIVFDGALLPGVDATTAKLNLANLFRSDISAIERLFGGHKVALKSNLSQTEAQKYLEALNQSGIDARIEAEPALQLNLDEVQQSSPPMTARHSESLIEPASPYAPPRAHVGDAVAEYATLKPFSFDGRIGRLRYLAWTMALTLVMMVVVGVAFALGAAWIFTSGSIAAMIVGGLLAAVVFLGFAYVSIQFNVQRLHDLGWSGWLWLLNLIPFVGSVFPFVLIFAPGNEGANRYGPPPPRNNTGVKVLASLWLVMIVLIIFATVAGVFSAIEQDYDTSSLSSYESSESTDADVAEPAEEPAEAEAPSVDSEEQ
- a CDS encoding SDR family oxidoreductase, coding for MTRYALITGASSGIGLAMAEALARRGRNLLLVARQRDRLESIAIELTQRFGVEVLFRACDLGEPLRLSGFLLELEESERQIDLLVNCAGIGTCGPFLGQDWMTEQDLIEVNILALTRLCHAVGNSMALHGGGQILNVASIAAFRPGPWMSTYYASKAYVLHFSEALRVELKKCAIKVSVLCPGPTQTGFFAKAHLDEQKLKDSNLLMSPEEVALYAVRALDRNRAIIIPGRRNRWLAMLPRLGSRWMVRSIAGLINKAYCPR
- a CDS encoding histidine triad nucleotide-binding protein — encoded protein: MDTLFTKIINREIPAKIIYEDDQVLAFHDIAPQAPVHFLVIPKKPIRTLNDLTEEDKGLAGHILFTAQRLAREQGCEDGFRVVMNCNELGGQTVYHIHMHVLGQRQMNWPPG